A single genomic interval of Notolabrus celidotus isolate fNotCel1 chromosome 13, fNotCel1.pri, whole genome shotgun sequence harbors:
- the tmem181 gene encoding transmembrane protein 181 isoform X1 has product MDNDYSSGLENPLYSELKYFCRKIQEAYNELKEDLTPYRDDRFYRSAPMRLYTLSKRHFVLVFVLFLICFGLTVFIGIAGPKIISEQEHNGDQLLVKNASIKTGPFNLVSTPLTTYNQQLWLTCVMQAEHSNMGDFQQPFEIFVELKGVMADASVMHINKVHQKSRTLHCGDKCDEIIVLHLGYLNYTQYQVMVSFKGLENITYEIKVKFAWKTYNPTFSQVEIWFRFVFVVLTFMVTCMFAHSLRKFSMRDWGIEQKWMSVLLPLLLLYNDPFFPLSFLVNSWFPGTLDAFFQALFLCALLLFWLCVYHGIRVQGERKCLTFYLPKLIIVGLLWLSAVTLGIWQTVNELQDPTYLYKVDIANFQGMKVFFLIVVAFYILYLIFLIVRACSELKNMPYSDLRLRFLTALTFVVLVISMVILYLRFGAKALQDNFVAELSTHYQNSAEFLSFYGLLNFYLYTLAFVYSPSKNALYDSQLKDNPAFSMLNDSDDEVIYGSDYEDMPLQNGRAIKATAKYQDESDSD; this is encoded by the exons ATGGACAACGACTACTCGTCCGGCTTGGAGAACCCTCTGTACAGCGAGCTGAAATACTTCTGTAGGAAGATCCAGGAGGCCTACAATGAGCTGAAGGAGGATCTGACCCCTTACCGAGATGATCGGTTTTACAG ATCGGCCCCCATGCGGCTCTACACCTTGTCCAAAAGACACTTCGTCTTGGTGTTCGTGTTGTTCCTGATCTGCTTTGGCCTCACAGTGTTCATTGGGATTGCAG GTCCTAAGATTATTTCAGAGCAGGAGCACAATGGTGATCAGCTACTTGTCAAAAATGCCTCAATCAAG acgGGGCCCTTTAATCTAGTTTCTACTCCCCTCACCACTTACAACCAGCAGCTATGGCTCACCTGTGTGATGCAGGCTGAACACAGCAACA TGGGAGACTTCCAACAGCCTTTTGAGATCTTTGTTGAGCTGAAGGGAGTGATGGCAGATGCCAGCGTGATGCACATCAACAAGGTGCACCAGAAATCCCGAACATTGCACTGCGGAGAT AAATGTGATGAGATCATTGTGCTCCACCTGGGCTACCTGAACTACACCCAGTATCAGGTTATGGTCAGCTTCAAAGGCCTTGAAAATATCACATATGAAATCAAGGTCAAGTTTGCG TGGAAAACATACAACCCCACATTCTCACAGGTGGAGATCTGGTTCCGGTTCGTCTTTGTGGTGCTGACTTTTATGGTGACG TGTATGTTTGCACACTCACTGAGGAAGTTTTCAATGAGGGACTGGGGCATCGAGCAGAAGTGGATGTCCGTCCTGCTCCCCTTGCTGTTACTCTACAACG ATCCATTCTTCCCGCTGTCGTTCCTGGTGAACAGCTGGTTTCCAGGGACATTAGATGCTTTCTTCCAGGCTCTGTTCCTTTGCGCCCTGCTGCTCTTCTGGCTCTGTGTTTACCACGGCATCAGGGTTCAG GGGGAGAGGAAATGTCTGACGTTCTACCTGCCTAAGCTGATCATCGTAGGTCTCCTGTGGCTCTCAGCGGTCACACTGGGCATATGGCAAAC GGTCAATGAACTGCAAGACCCTACTTATCTGTATAAAGTGGACATAGCAAACTTCCAG GGCATGAAGGTCTTCTTCCTGATTGTTGTCGCCTTCTACATCCTCTACCTGATCTTCCTGATTGTCAGAGCTTGCTCTGAACTCAAAAACATGCCTTACTCAG ATCTCCGGCTCAGGTTTCTGACAGCGCTGACGTTTGTGGTCCTCGTTATAAG CATGGTCATTCTCTACCTGAGGTTTGGAGCCAAGGCTCTCCAAGACAACTTTGTGGCTGAACTGTCCACTCACTACCAGAACT CAGCTGAATTTCTGTCATTCTACGGCCTCCTCAACTTTTACTTGTACACGTTAGCATTTGTGTATTCCCCCTCCAAGAATGCTCTATATG ACTCCCAGCTGAAAGATAATCCAGCTTTCTCCATGCTCAATGACTCGGATGATGAAGTAATTTATGG GAGTGATTACGAGGACATGCCTTTACAAAACGGACGCGCCATTAAAGCTACCGCCAAGTATCAGGACGAGAGTGACAGCGACTGA
- the tmem181 gene encoding transmembrane protein 181 isoform X2, protein MELSAPMRLYTLSKRHFVLVFVLFLICFGLTVFIGIAGPKIISEQEHNGDQLLVKNASIKTGPFNLVSTPLTTYNQQLWLTCVMQAEHSNMGDFQQPFEIFVELKGVMADASVMHINKVHQKSRTLHCGDKCDEIIVLHLGYLNYTQYQVMVSFKGLENITYEIKVKFAWKTYNPTFSQVEIWFRFVFVVLTFMVTCMFAHSLRKFSMRDWGIEQKWMSVLLPLLLLYNDPFFPLSFLVNSWFPGTLDAFFQALFLCALLLFWLCVYHGIRVQGERKCLTFYLPKLIIVGLLWLSAVTLGIWQTVNELQDPTYLYKVDIANFQGMKVFFLIVVAFYILYLIFLIVRACSELKNMPYSDLRLRFLTALTFVVLVISMVILYLRFGAKALQDNFVAELSTHYQNSAEFLSFYGLLNFYLYTLAFVYSPSKNALYDSQLKDNPAFSMLNDSDDEVIYGSDYEDMPLQNGRAIKATAKYQDESDSD, encoded by the exons ATGGAGCT ATCGGCCCCCATGCGGCTCTACACCTTGTCCAAAAGACACTTCGTCTTGGTGTTCGTGTTGTTCCTGATCTGCTTTGGCCTCACAGTGTTCATTGGGATTGCAG GTCCTAAGATTATTTCAGAGCAGGAGCACAATGGTGATCAGCTACTTGTCAAAAATGCCTCAATCAAG acgGGGCCCTTTAATCTAGTTTCTACTCCCCTCACCACTTACAACCAGCAGCTATGGCTCACCTGTGTGATGCAGGCTGAACACAGCAACA TGGGAGACTTCCAACAGCCTTTTGAGATCTTTGTTGAGCTGAAGGGAGTGATGGCAGATGCCAGCGTGATGCACATCAACAAGGTGCACCAGAAATCCCGAACATTGCACTGCGGAGAT AAATGTGATGAGATCATTGTGCTCCACCTGGGCTACCTGAACTACACCCAGTATCAGGTTATGGTCAGCTTCAAAGGCCTTGAAAATATCACATATGAAATCAAGGTCAAGTTTGCG TGGAAAACATACAACCCCACATTCTCACAGGTGGAGATCTGGTTCCGGTTCGTCTTTGTGGTGCTGACTTTTATGGTGACG TGTATGTTTGCACACTCACTGAGGAAGTTTTCAATGAGGGACTGGGGCATCGAGCAGAAGTGGATGTCCGTCCTGCTCCCCTTGCTGTTACTCTACAACG ATCCATTCTTCCCGCTGTCGTTCCTGGTGAACAGCTGGTTTCCAGGGACATTAGATGCTTTCTTCCAGGCTCTGTTCCTTTGCGCCCTGCTGCTCTTCTGGCTCTGTGTTTACCACGGCATCAGGGTTCAG GGGGAGAGGAAATGTCTGACGTTCTACCTGCCTAAGCTGATCATCGTAGGTCTCCTGTGGCTCTCAGCGGTCACACTGGGCATATGGCAAAC GGTCAATGAACTGCAAGACCCTACTTATCTGTATAAAGTGGACATAGCAAACTTCCAG GGCATGAAGGTCTTCTTCCTGATTGTTGTCGCCTTCTACATCCTCTACCTGATCTTCCTGATTGTCAGAGCTTGCTCTGAACTCAAAAACATGCCTTACTCAG ATCTCCGGCTCAGGTTTCTGACAGCGCTGACGTTTGTGGTCCTCGTTATAAG CATGGTCATTCTCTACCTGAGGTTTGGAGCCAAGGCTCTCCAAGACAACTTTGTGGCTGAACTGTCCACTCACTACCAGAACT CAGCTGAATTTCTGTCATTCTACGGCCTCCTCAACTTTTACTTGTACACGTTAGCATTTGTGTATTCCCCCTCCAAGAATGCTCTATATG ACTCCCAGCTGAAAGATAATCCAGCTTTCTCCATGCTCAATGACTCGGATGATGAAGTAATTTATGG GAGTGATTACGAGGACATGCCTTTACAAAACGGACGCGCCATTAAAGCTACCGCCAAGTATCAGGACGAGAGTGACAGCGACTGA
- the dynlt1 gene encoding dynein light chain Tctex-type 1 encodes MDDYHTEEETAFINEEVSKIIKESVEAAIGGNSYQHSRVNQWTTSVVEQCLSQLSKLGKPFKYIVTCIIMQKNGAGLQTASTCFWDNSTDGSCAVRWENKSMYCIVSVFGLAI; translated from the exons ATGGACGATTATCACACAGAAGAGGAG ACTGCATTCATCAACGAAGAAGTGAGCAAAATCATCAAAGAG TCAGTGGAAGCAGCAATTGGGGGAAATTCATACCAGCACAGCAGAGTGAATCAGTGGACCACCAGTGTTGTGGAGCAGTGCCTCAGTCAACTCAGCAAACTAGGGAAGCCTTTCAAATACATCG TGACCTGTATCATCATGCAAAAAAATGGCGCAGGTTTGCAAACAGCCAGTACATGCTTCTGGGACAACTCAACTGATG GGAGCTGTGCAGTGAGATGGGAGAACAAGTCCATGTACTGTATCGTCAGTGTCTTCGGGCTGGCCATctga